One Panicum virgatum strain AP13 chromosome 9K, P.virgatum_v5, whole genome shotgun sequence genomic region harbors:
- the LOC120652739 gene encoding lipid phosphate phosphatase gamma-like — protein sequence MSGAGDYQEMAASVPPSLKAITLTHVRYRPGDPLGLFLAWVSLVPVFISLGGFVSHFLFRRELQGLCFAAGLLVSQALNELIKHSVAQSRPAYCELLEACDSHGWPSSHSQYTFFFATYLTLLSLRRSRARRVIAAVPWPLAFLTMVSRVYLGYHTVAQVFAGAIVGLVFGAIWYWIVNTMLVDYFPMIEESAIGRWLYIKDTSHIPDVLKFEYDNARATRKKVATD from the exons ATGTCGGGGGCCGGGGACTACCAGGAGATGGCGGCGTCGGTGCCGCCGTCGCTGAAGGCCATCACGCTGACGCACGTCCGGTACCGGCCGGGCGACCCGCTGGGCCTCTTCCTCGCGTGGGTCTCCCTCGTCCCGGTCTTCATCAGCCTCGGCGGCTTCGTCTCCCACTTCCTCTTCCGCCGGGAGCTCCAGGGCCTCTGCTTCGCCGCGGGGCTCCTCGTCTCGCAGGCCCTCAACGAGCTCATCAAGCACTCCGTCGCGCAGTCCCGCCCGGCCTACTGCGAGCTCCTCGAGGCCTGCGACTCCCACGGGTGGCCGTCCAGCCACTCGCagtacaccttcttcttcgccacCTACCTCACGCTCCTCTCGCTCCGCCGGTCGCGCGCGCGCCGGGTGATCGCCGCCGTGCCGTGGCCGCTAGCCTTCCTCACCATGGTGTCCAGGGTGTACCTAGGGTACCACACCGTCGCGCAG GTTTTCGCGGGAGCAATAGTGGGCCTTGTCTTTGGTGCTATCTGGTACTGGATTGTCAACACCATGCTTGTTGATTACTTCCCGATGATTGAGGAGAGTGCGATCGGGAGGTGGTTGTACATCAAGGATACATCTCATATTCCAGACGTGCTTAAGTTTGAGTATGATAATGCAAGGGCAACAAGGAAGAAAGTTGCTACTGATTGA